A stretch of DNA from Brevibacterium sp. CBA3109:
GACACCGCAGACCGTCGAGTTCGGTCTGCATGCTCTCGTGTTCATCGGGTTTGCGTTGATGTGGAAGCTGGCGATCGATGCGCACGGCCCACTTGAAGCGGGCGTCGCAGCTATCATCCGGTCCGCGTCGCCTGTTCCAGAACCTGGGCTGGAGCCGTCAGAACCCATGCCCGGGGCCGAGGCCGGTGCCGAGTCAGAGTCAGAGTCGGAGTCGGAGTCGGAGTCGGAGTCGGAGTCGACTAGGAAGTCTGCTTCGCGCCCGCCCGATACATATTGACCGACTTGCGCATCGTTGAACGGGCGCGCTTGCGGTCCCCGCACGCATCGTAGGCACAGGAGAGACGGAACCATGAGCGCCAGTCCTCGGGTGCAGCTTCGGCCTCGGACTGGTATTGGCCGAAAGCCTCGTCAGCGGATTCCCGGATGATTCGCCCACCCGGAGTTCGCGGCAGATCATCGACGGGAAGACCGCCCTCAGACTTGAGGATGCGCGCCAACTTCTCGGTCCGTGCACCGAACATCAGCTCCACGACCAGAGTCCAGGCGCCGACGAGTGGAAGGACGAAGAGGGCGATGCCCATCAGACGGGGGACGAGATCGGGTTCACTGACCAAAATCCACGCCCGCTGTCCCATCAGGACGAAGTAGAAGACGAGCAGTATGGAGACGACGATCGCGCCGATTTTGCCTTTGGACATCAGAGGTCGAGCATGTTCTCGAGGCCGTGCACCAGACCGGTGTAGTCGGAGATCGACCGCACCGCGGTGACGATTCCCGGCATGAACGCCGAGGTGGAGTGTGAGTCCGTTCGGATCGTCAGGGCTTCGCCGCTGGAGCCGAAGTGGATCTCCTCCGAGGCCGTCATGCCCTGTTGGCGAATCGCGTGCACGTGGATACCGTCGACGACGGCGCCGCGGGCACCGTGCGGATCGATTTCGGTGGCGTCGGGAACCGGGGCCAGGCCCGCGTCATTCCGGGCAGCGGCGATCCGCTGCGCGGTGTAGTTGGCCGTTCCCGATGGCGCATCGAGCTTGCGCGGGTGGTGGATCTCGACCACCTCGGCGGAGTCGAAGTAGGGTGCAGCCAGCTCAGCGAAGCGCATCGCCAAGACTGCGCCGATCGAGAAGTTCGGGGCGATGAGCACGGCCGTGTCCGAATGCTCGGCAAGGAGTTCTTTGAGTCCGGAGAGTTTGTCAGCATCCCAGCCGGTCGTACCGACCACGGTGTCGATGTCGTGGTCGACGAGGAAGGCCACGTTCGTTTCGGTCGAGGCGGGAACCGTGAGTTCGACCGCAACGTCGACGTTCTTCTCGAGCAGGCTCTCCAGGGAGTCGCTGCTGCCCAGGGTCGCGACGAGTTCGAGGCCTTCGGCCTCGGTGATGGCGTCGACAGCTTGGGCGCCCATGCGGCCCTGTGCTCCGATGACGGCTACCCGAATCGCATTCATAACTTCGTAACTCCTTGCTCGACGATCTCCGCAAGCCAGTCTAACGACTCCCGTTGCCGCGCCCGTCATCCGGTGACGTGTTCGGCAGTCGTCAGAATCGGCAGTCGAGGACCCGGGGCTCGTTGATCCCCGCTCAGTCGGGCACACGCCTCGGTGTCGAACCGGAACCCGTCGTAGAGCAGGCGTTCGCGTTCTCTGCCCTCGACTAAGAATCCGGCGCTCTTGGCAACTCCGCCCGATGCAGGATTGTTTATGCGGTATCCCAATTCGAGGCGATAGACGTCAAGCTCATCGTGGAGGTGGTCGACGAGACTGCGCAGTCCGGCTGCGGCCAGACCGTGACCGCGAACGGTCGAGTCGAGCCAATAGGAGATCCAGGCGGTCGAATGATGCGGATCGATGGCTGTTGCCATGACGTTGCCGACGGGGACATTGCCTGCTGTTGTCGGGTCACCGCGCATGATCGCGAAAGCCACCGCCGCCCCCTCACCCTCAGCGGCACGAATCCAGTCGATCCATGTGGGCGCCAGCAAGCGAGCGATCGTCGGGAATGTTGCTGAGAAGATCTGCGTCGGCTCGGGCATAGATGTCGCTGAGAGAGTCCGCATCATCGCGGCGCCACCGTCTGAGGAATTCGGCCATATGCTCAGAGTATCGCCACTCTGAGCAACCTGGCGGGCGCGCAGCAACCTGGCGCCAGGTTGCTGCGCGCCCGCCAGGTTGCTGATTTCCTTGACCGCACGCGGGGACACGACAACGGCGGCCCCGCCACTATGGGTCGGAGCCGCCGTTTTGGGGTCTGTACGGCTATCAGCCGAGCAGGAGTCCCTTGGTCTGAGTCACGGCGCGGTCGAAGCGGGCGCCTGCATCTGCCCAGTTCACGATGTTCCACCAGGCCTTGACGTAGTCAGGCTTGACGTTCTGGTAGTCGAGGTAGAAGGCATGCTC
This window harbors:
- the dapB gene encoding 4-hydroxy-tetrahydrodipicolinate reductase, producing MNAIRVAVIGAQGRMGAQAVDAITEAEGLELVATLGSSDSLESLLEKNVDVAVELTVPASTETNVAFLVDHDIDTVVGTTGWDADKLSGLKELLAEHSDTAVLIAPNFSIGAVLAMRFAELAAPYFDSAEVVEIHHPRKLDAPSGTANYTAQRIAAARNDAGLAPVPDATEIDPHGARGAVVDGIHVHAIRQQGMTASEEIHFGSSGEALTIRTDSHSTSAFMPGIVTAVRSISDYTGLVHGLENMLDL
- a CDS encoding GNAT family protein, which gives rise to MMRTLSATSMPEPTQIFSATFPTIARLLAPTWIDWIRAAEGEGAAVAFAIMRGDPTTAGNVPVGNVMATAIDPHHSTAWISYWLDSTVRGHGLAAAGLRSLVDHLHDELDVYRLELGYRINNPASGGVAKSAGFLVEGRERERLLYDGFRFDTEACARLSGDQRAPGPRLPILTTAEHVTG